A genomic segment from bacterium HR17 encodes:
- the nth_1 gene encoding Endonuclease III has protein sequence MCVDETTIREVDRRLLAMYGDKQWQQRAEPLDELILTVLSQHTNDLNRDKAFSELKRCFPRWAQVLQAPTKMVAAAIKVAGLANQKAPRIKAILQRIAAANGGKLTLDFLSTVPVPDALAWLQQLPGVGPKTAACVLLFGFGKPVFPVDTHIYRIAKRLGWIAPKVSEARANAVLDSIVPDDIKYRLHLNLIQHGRKVCRAQRPRCAVCPLTDLCAYFRAVGSQNAASSQTAEMR, from the coding sequence TTGTGCGTGGATGAAACGACCATCCGTGAAGTGGACCGACGGCTGCTGGCAATGTATGGCGACAAGCAGTGGCAGCAGCGGGCGGAACCGTTGGACGAGTTGATTTTGACCGTGCTGTCGCAGCACACTAACGACCTCAACCGCGACAAAGCCTTCTCCGAATTGAAGCGGTGTTTTCCGCGATGGGCGCAGGTGCTCCAAGCGCCGACGAAAATGGTTGCTGCCGCCATCAAAGTCGCGGGGCTCGCCAATCAAAAAGCACCCCGCATCAAAGCCATCTTGCAGCGCATCGCCGCAGCGAACGGCGGCAAGTTGACCTTGGACTTCCTCAGCACGGTGCCCGTGCCCGATGCGCTGGCGTGGTTGCAGCAGTTGCCCGGCGTCGGTCCGAAAACGGCAGCGTGCGTGTTGCTGTTTGGTTTCGGTAAGCCGGTTTTCCCAGTAGACACACACATTTACCGCATCGCCAAGCGGTTGGGGTGGATCGCCCCGAAGGTGAGTGAAGCCCGCGCCAACGCGGTGCTGGACAGCATCGTCCCAGACGACATCAAGTATCGGCTGCATTTGAACCTCATCCAGCACGGGCGCAAGGTGTGCCGGGCGCAACGCCCGCGCTGCGCGGTTTGCCCGCTGACCGATTTGTGCGCCTATTTCCGCGCCGTCGGGTCGCAAAACGCGGCGTCCAGCCAAACCGCTGAAATGCGGTAG
- the ravA gene encoding ATPase RavA codes for MTKAQELHAVERIAAVREAIVGELRKVIVGQTQVIEQLLIALLAKGHGLLIGVPGLAKTLLVSTLARVLDLTFKRIQFTPDLMPSDILGTDVLQEDPETGRRRFEFLPGPIFANIVLADEINRAPPKTQSALLEAMQERKVTVGGRTYELPQPFFVLATQNPIEMEGTYPLPEAQLDRFLFSIVLDYPSADEEEAIVHLTTSAYEPALRVAMGRAELLQAQELVRQVPVPERVGKYAVQLVRATRPKEPIAPDFVRQWVQWGAGPRASQALMLGAKARALLHGRTAASAEDVRAIALPVLRHRLVLNFAAEADSITPEHIIAKLLQTIAEP; via the coding sequence ATGACCAAGGCGCAGGAACTGCACGCCGTTGAGCGCATCGCAGCGGTTCGCGAAGCCATCGTCGGGGAGTTGCGCAAGGTTATCGTCGGGCAAACCCAAGTCATTGAGCAGTTGCTCATCGCGCTGCTGGCGAAAGGGCACGGGTTGCTGATTGGCGTGCCGGGTTTGGCGAAAACGCTGCTGGTCAGCACCCTTGCCCGCGTGCTGGACCTGACCTTCAAACGGATTCAGTTCACGCCCGATTTGATGCCCAGCGACATCTTGGGCACCGATGTGTTGCAGGAAGACCCTGAAACGGGGCGCCGCCGGTTTGAGTTTTTGCCTGGACCGATTTTCGCCAACATCGTCCTTGCCGATGAAATCAACCGCGCCCCGCCTAAGACGCAATCGGCGCTGCTGGAAGCGATGCAGGAGCGCAAGGTGACCGTGGGCGGGCGCACTTACGAATTGCCCCAACCCTTTTTCGTGCTGGCGACGCAAAACCCGATAGAGATGGAAGGCACTTACCCGTTACCTGAAGCGCAACTGGACCGCTTTTTGTTCAGCATCGTGCTGGACTACCCCTCCGCCGACGAAGAGGAAGCCATCGTGCACCTGACGACTTCGGCTTACGAGCCCGCCTTGCGGGTCGCGATGGGGCGTGCGGAGTTGCTGCAGGCGCAAGAGTTGGTGCGCCAAGTGCCCGTGCCCGAACGGGTCGGCAAATATGCCGTCCAGTTAGTCCGCGCCACGCGCCCCAAAGAACCTATCGCCCCTGATTTTGTTCGCCAATGGGTGCAATGGGGCGCTGGACCGCGCGCCTCGCAAGCGCTGATGTTAGGCGCCAAAGCGCGGGCGTTGTTGCACGGGCGCACCGCCGCCAGCGCGGAAGATGTTCGCGCCATCGCGTTGCCCGTGTTGCGCCATCGGCTCGTCTTGAACTTCGCCGCTGAAGCCGACAGCATCACGCCCGAACACATCATCGCAAAGTTGTTGCAAACGATCGCCGAGCCCTGA
- a CDS encoding Ureidoglycolate lyase, with the protein MRLVTYGERGEERLGALVDGGRHIVDLNIASRGSIPPDPIAFLDGDYWALAYKVLSAPVAELQAAALVEADGVRWGAPIPEPRTIIALGLNYRDHAEEGHQEPPPNPLLFAKAPACTVGPFDDIVYPPQVTQLDYEVELAIVIGKRAKQLSPEQVKSVIAGYTVINDVSARDIQFRESQWFRAKSFDTFAPMGPCLVTPDEISDPQNLRLWCAVNGERLQDSTTANMIFKIPDIVAFISQCFTLRPGDVIATGTPAGVGVFRKPPRLLQVGDIVETGVENIGVLRNKVIGLAQ; encoded by the coding sequence ATGCGGTTGGTCACTTACGGCGAACGGGGTGAAGAGCGATTGGGTGCCCTCGTGGACGGTGGACGGCACATCGTGGACCTGAACATCGCATCGCGCGGGTCTATCCCGCCCGACCCCATCGCCTTCTTGGACGGCGACTATTGGGCGTTGGCGTATAAAGTGCTGAGCGCACCTGTCGCCGAGTTGCAAGCAGCGGCGTTGGTGGAAGCCGACGGCGTTCGGTGGGGGGCTCCCATCCCTGAACCCCGCACCATCATCGCGCTGGGGCTCAACTACCGCGACCACGCTGAAGAAGGGCACCAAGAGCCCCCTCCTAACCCGCTGTTGTTCGCCAAAGCCCCTGCTTGCACCGTCGGACCCTTTGACGACATCGTTTACCCACCGCAAGTGACGCAGTTGGACTACGAAGTGGAACTCGCCATCGTTATCGGCAAACGCGCCAAACAACTCTCGCCTGAGCAAGTGAAGAGCGTCATCGCCGGTTACACCGTCATCAACGATGTCAGCGCCCGCGATATTCAGTTCCGCGAAAGCCAATGGTTTCGGGCGAAGAGTTTTGACACCTTCGCTCCGATGGGACCGTGCTTGGTCACGCCCGACGAAATCAGCGACCCGCAAAACTTGCGGCTGTGGTGCGCCGTCAACGGTGAACGGTTGCAGGACAGCACGACAGCGAACATGATCTTCAAAATCCCCGACATCGTTGCCTTCATTTCACAGTGCTTCACCCTCCGCCCCGGCGATGTCATCGCGACGGGCACGCCCGCCGGCGTCGGTGTCTTCCGCAAGCCGCCAAGGTTGCTGCAAGTCGGCGACATCGTGGAGACGGGCGTTGAAAACATCGGCGTCTTGCGCAATAAAGTCATTGGCTTAGCGCAATGA
- the ftsA_1 gene encoding Cell division protein FtsA, with the protein MRGDNGVLWGTPAIYVVGLDVGTTKVGTLIARVLPDGWDTVSFSSVRSRGVQRATVVDFEEAAAAIAESLERAEQTGGAQIQSVWVGITGHHIRAHPTNVSLSLSGDDVHINTTHLDELHRRARRQFQRDDQIVLHIVPRQFVVNGVGGIRRPLGLAAREVKMQALVITADISFVRSLDACVRRAGVEVAGMVLEPLAAGEAVLSESERELGTVVMDIGGGTTDVAVFLDGSLMDTFALPVGGNHVTRDLAIGLRTPLEEAERLKVTYGSALPHRAGDETVEVLELGQGKPRPVTRKALAEIIEPRMRELFELAAERLHQGGWTTLMAGGVVLTGGGSLLDGVVELAQEVFNLPVRLGEPMVAPGSPHELRNPMYATLVGLVLHGIRQHRETAAPPSSWRRWVDRLMRRVKSWWR; encoded by the coding sequence ATGCGGGGTGACAACGGCGTGCTGTGGGGCACTCCGGCGATTTATGTCGTCGGGTTGGATGTGGGAACGACGAAGGTGGGCACTTTGATCGCCCGTGTCCTGCCCGACGGTTGGGATACAGTCAGTTTTTCGTCCGTGCGGTCCCGCGGCGTGCAGCGGGCGACGGTCGTGGATTTTGAGGAAGCCGCTGCCGCTATCGCGGAGAGCCTAGAGCGCGCCGAACAGACCGGCGGTGCCCAAATTCAATCGGTGTGGGTCGGGATCACGGGACACCACATCCGTGCCCATCCCACCAATGTGTCCTTATCGTTGTCGGGTGACGATGTGCACATCAACACGACGCATCTGGACGAACTGCACCGACGCGCCCGACGCCAATTCCAGCGGGACGACCAAATCGTTCTGCACATAGTGCCCCGCCAATTTGTCGTCAACGGTGTCGGGGGTATCCGCCGCCCACTGGGGTTAGCCGCCCGTGAAGTGAAGATGCAAGCGTTGGTCATCACCGCCGACATCTCCTTCGTGCGCAGTTTGGATGCATGTGTCCGTCGCGCCGGTGTGGAAGTCGCTGGCATGGTGTTGGAACCCCTCGCTGCCGGCGAAGCCGTCCTTTCAGAAAGTGAGCGTGAACTGGGCACCGTCGTCATGGACATCGGCGGGGGCACGACCGATGTCGCTGTGTTTTTGGACGGCTCGTTGATGGATACCTTCGCGTTGCCGGTCGGAGGCAACCATGTCACCCGCGACCTCGCCATCGGCTTGCGCACGCCCCTAGAAGAAGCCGAACGGCTTAAAGTCACTTACGGGAGCGCTTTGCCCCACCGCGCAGGTGACGAAACAGTAGAAGTGCTGGAGTTGGGGCAAGGAAAACCCCGTCCCGTCACCCGCAAAGCGCTGGCAGAAATCATTGAACCGCGCATGCGTGAATTGTTTGAATTGGCGGCGGAGCGACTTCACCAAGGCGGCTGGACGACGCTGATGGCGGGCGGCGTCGTCCTCACGGGCGGTGGCTCGTTGTTGGACGGTGTCGTGGAACTGGCGCAGGAAGTGTTCAACTTGCCCGTACGCCTCGGTGAACCGATGGTTGCCCCTGGATCCCCTCACGAGTTGCGCAACCCGATGTATGCGACGCTGGTCGGCTTGGTCTTGCACGGCATTCGCCAGCACCGCGAGACAGCGGCACCGCCTTCTTCATGGCGCCGATGGGTTGACCGATTGATGCGGCGCGTCAAAAGTTGGTGGCGTTGA
- the gatA gene encoding Glutamyl-tRNA(Gln) amidotransferase subunit A, with protein MELWRLTVHEAHELLKRREISATELTKAVLERISQVDGKVQAFLTVTDELALKMAEDADRRFASGEGITPLTGIPIAIKDNMCTKGVRTTCASKILHNFVPPYDATVVAKLKEAGAVFIGKTNMDEFAMGSSTEFSGFFPTHNPWDLSRVPGGSSGGSAAAVAAGECLAALGSDTGGSIRQPAAFCGVVGLKPTYGRVSRYGLVAFASSLDQIGPMTRDVTDCALLLNAIAGHDPMDSTSIPQPVPDYTQALVADVKGMRIGLPREYFGDGIDLQVAAIVQQAAERLAQAGAELVEVSLPTTEYALAAYYIIAPAEASSNLARYDGVQYGYRAPVADDIVAMYCRTRKEGFGHEVKHRIMLGTYTLSAGYYEAYYLRAARVRTLIRRDFERAFERCDVLLTPTSPVPPFRLGERTDDPLLMKMSDICTIPANMAGLPAISVPCGFLDGLPVGVQFIGKVLDEMTLLRVAFTYEQLSGYRNLLAPIG; from the coding sequence ATGGAACTGTGGCGGTTAACGGTGCACGAAGCCCATGAGTTGCTAAAGCGGCGGGAAATTTCGGCGACGGAGTTGACCAAAGCCGTTTTGGAACGCATCAGCCAAGTGGACGGCAAGGTGCAGGCGTTCCTGACGGTCACCGACGAACTGGCGCTGAAGATGGCGGAAGACGCCGACCGACGGTTCGCCAGCGGCGAGGGTATTACGCCGTTGACGGGCATCCCCATCGCCATTAAGGATAACATGTGCACGAAGGGCGTTCGCACGACTTGTGCGTCTAAAATCCTGCATAACTTCGTCCCACCTTACGACGCGACGGTCGTCGCCAAGTTGAAAGAGGCGGGCGCAGTCTTCATCGGCAAGACCAACATGGACGAGTTTGCGATGGGGTCGTCCACCGAGTTTTCGGGGTTCTTTCCGACCCACAACCCTTGGGATTTGAGCCGCGTGCCGGGCGGTAGCAGCGGTGGCAGCGCTGCAGCGGTGGCGGCAGGCGAATGCTTGGCGGCGCTGGGCAGCGACACGGGGGGCTCTATCCGCCAGCCCGCCGCCTTTTGTGGTGTCGTCGGGCTGAAACCGACCTACGGGCGCGTGAGCCGTTACGGGCTTGTCGCTTTCGCGTCGTCGCTAGACCAAATCGGACCGATGACGCGGGATGTCACTGATTGCGCCTTGCTGCTGAACGCCATCGCCGGGCACGACCCAATGGACAGCACTTCCATCCCGCAACCCGTCCCCGATTACACGCAGGCGTTGGTCGCCGATGTTAAAGGGATGCGTATCGGGTTGCCCCGCGAATATTTCGGTGACGGTATTGACCTGCAAGTGGCGGCGATAGTGCAGCAGGCAGCTGAGCGGTTGGCGCAAGCCGGCGCAGAGTTAGTGGAAGTGAGTTTGCCGACGACCGAATACGCTTTGGCGGCTTACTACATCATTGCCCCCGCCGAAGCGTCCAGCAACTTGGCACGCTACGACGGCGTGCAATACGGCTACCGTGCGCCTGTCGCCGATGACATCGTGGCGATGTATTGCCGCACCCGCAAGGAAGGGTTCGGGCATGAAGTCAAACACCGCATCATGCTGGGCACTTACACCTTGAGCGCGGGCTACTACGAAGCCTATTACTTGCGAGCGGCAAGAGTGCGCACGCTCATTCGGCGCGATTTTGAGCGGGCGTTTGAGCGGTGTGATGTGCTGCTGACGCCGACATCGCCCGTCCCACCGTTTCGGTTGGGCGAACGCACAGATGACCCCTTGCTGATGAAGATGAGCGACATCTGCACCATCCCCGCCAACATGGCAGGGCTGCCCGCTATCAGCGTCCCGTGCGGTTTTCTGGACGGGTTGCCCGTCGGCGTGCAGTTTATCGGCAAAGTGCTGGATGAAATGACGCTGCTGCGCGTCGCTTTCACCTACGAACAACTTTCGGGCTACCGCAACTTGCTGGCACCAATTGGGTGA
- the pgl gene encoding 6-phosphogluconolactonase, whose amino-acid sequence MVHALKVQRWGKGWLIGLLVLLAGCTQGTLPVLRSDDLNAPRPNTPLRPLTPRREGSGKVMVTQPQRLRVYVGTYTYRGSKGIYAFELDLTTGTPTEPVLVAEATNPSFLAIHPSHRFLYAVNEVGEFNGERTGTVSAFVVDPPTGKLTLLNRQPSKGTAPCHLTVDKQGRFVLVANYGTGSVAVLPVEPDGRLGAPTTVVQHEGKGVNPKRQEGPHAHSVNLDAANRFVFVADLGLDKVLIYRFDVAKGALTPNEPPFAAVAPGAGPRHFAFHPNGRFAFVINELNSTVTAFRYDASRGALTEIQTVSTLPEGFSGDNWTAEVQVHPSGKFLYGSNRGHNSIAVFAIEADGRLRPLGQVPTQGKTPRHFAVDPTGTYLLVANQDTDNLVIFRIDQTGNLRPTGQQLAIPTPVCVLPVPLE is encoded by the coding sequence ATGGTCCACGCGCTTAAGGTGCAACGATGGGGCAAGGGTTGGCTCATCGGGTTGTTGGTGTTGTTGGCGGGTTGCACGCAGGGGACGCTGCCCGTGTTGCGGTCGGATGACCTGAATGCGCCCCGTCCCAACACGCCGTTGCGTCCTCTAACTCCACGGCGCGAAGGGAGTGGAAAGGTGATGGTGACGCAACCGCAACGCTTGCGCGTTTATGTCGGCACTTACACCTATCGTGGCAGCAAAGGCATTTACGCCTTTGAGTTGGATTTGACGACAGGCACACCGACCGAACCCGTGTTGGTGGCGGAAGCCACCAACCCATCATTTCTGGCGATTCACCCCAGCCATCGCTTCCTTTACGCTGTCAACGAAGTCGGCGAGTTCAACGGCGAACGGACCGGCACCGTCAGCGCTTTCGTCGTTGACCCACCAACAGGCAAACTCACCTTGCTCAACCGGCAACCGTCCAAGGGCACCGCTCCCTGTCACTTGACCGTTGACAAGCAAGGGCGCTTCGTGTTGGTCGCCAACTACGGCACAGGCTCTGTCGCCGTTTTGCCCGTTGAGCCTGACGGGCGTTTGGGGGCACCGACGACAGTCGTGCAACACGAAGGCAAAGGCGTCAACCCTAAGCGTCAAGAGGGACCGCATGCCCACTCGGTTAACTTGGACGCTGCCAACCGTTTCGTCTTCGTCGCCGATTTGGGGTTGGACAAAGTGCTCATCTACCGCTTTGATGTGGCGAAAGGTGCGCTGACGCCCAATGAACCGCCTTTTGCAGCGGTCGCACCGGGCGCCGGACCGCGCCACTTTGCCTTTCACCCCAACGGGCGTTTTGCTTTCGTCATTAACGAACTCAACTCCACCGTCACCGCTTTCCGTTACGATGCCTCAAGGGGCGCACTGACCGAAATCCAGACGGTGTCCACGCTGCCAGAAGGTTTTTCGGGTGACAACTGGACAGCGGAAGTGCAAGTGCATCCGTCGGGCAAATTCCTTTACGGCTCCAATCGCGGGCACAACAGCATCGCCGTTTTCGCTATTGAAGCCGATGGACGGTTGCGCCCGCTGGGGCAGGTCCCAACGCAAGGCAAGACGCCCCGCCATTTCGCCGTTGACCCGACAGGCACTTACTTGCTCGTCGCCAACCAAGACACCGACAACCTCGTCATCTTTCGTATTGACCAAACAGGCAACTTGCGACCGACGGGGCAGCAATTAGCCATCCCGACACCTGTTTGCGTGTTGCCCGTGCCGCTGGAGTGA
- the argJ gene encoding Arginine biosynthesis bifunctional protein ArgJ codes for MEWLDNGSVTTPEGFWAAGVACGIKASGRKDVALIVSELPCVAAATFTTNKVKAAHIAVCKENLRPQKATVRAIVVNSGNANCCTGQQGVEDARKMCEWTANELSVQRHMNIQPHEVLVASTGVIGVRLPMDKVRQGIQMAAAQLSRDGGQSAAEAIMTTDTRPKFAAVRLELAGKTVHIGGIAKGAGMIAPHMATMLCFLSTDACVGRKALQAALRYAVDRSFNSITVDGDTSTNDTVVLMANWMAGGSEIAEGSAAFTRFREALTALCQRLAKMIAADGEGATKLVEVQVTGAVSENEARTVALTVANSLLVKTALFGNDPNWGRIAAAVGRAPARVKQDTLTIRIGEFECFRSGEPVAFDATAAHEWLKASREIRLHIDLGLGAAAWTAWTCDLSTEYVRFNAEYTT; via the coding sequence ATGGAGTGGCTGGACAACGGTTCAGTCACGACGCCCGAGGGCTTTTGGGCGGCGGGCGTCGCTTGCGGCATCAAAGCCAGCGGGCGTAAGGATGTGGCGCTCATCGTCAGTGAACTGCCATGCGTCGCAGCAGCGACCTTCACGACGAACAAGGTCAAGGCAGCGCACATTGCGGTCTGCAAGGAAAACCTGCGCCCGCAGAAAGCGACGGTGCGTGCCATCGTCGTCAACAGCGGTAACGCCAACTGCTGCACGGGACAGCAGGGTGTTGAAGATGCCCGCAAGATGTGCGAATGGACTGCGAACGAACTGAGTGTGCAACGGCACATGAACATCCAGCCCCACGAAGTGTTGGTCGCCTCAACAGGTGTCATCGGCGTGCGACTGCCGATGGACAAAGTGCGTCAAGGCATCCAAATGGCGGCGGCACAACTGTCGCGAGATGGCGGGCAAAGCGCCGCTGAAGCCATCATGACGACGGACACGCGCCCGAAATTCGCCGCCGTGCGGTTAGAATTGGCGGGAAAAACTGTCCACATCGGCGGCATCGCCAAAGGTGCGGGGATGATCGCGCCTCACATGGCGACGATGTTGTGCTTTCTCAGCACGGACGCCTGCGTCGGGCGCAAAGCCCTGCAAGCGGCACTGCGCTACGCCGTTGACCGCAGTTTCAACAGCATCACCGTTGATGGCGACACTTCTACCAACGACACAGTAGTTCTGATGGCAAACTGGATGGCAGGCGGTAGCGAAATTGCGGAAGGCAGCGCCGCCTTCACGCGGTTTCGGGAGGCGCTGACGGCGTTGTGCCAACGGCTGGCGAAAATGATCGCCGCCGACGGCGAAGGGGCGACGAAGTTGGTGGAAGTGCAAGTCACGGGCGCTGTGAGCGAAAACGAAGCCCGCACGGTCGCCCTGACCGTCGCCAACTCACTGCTGGTCAAAACGGCGCTGTTTGGCAACGACCCTAACTGGGGGCGTATCGCCGCCGCCGTCGGAAGGGCGCCCGCACGCGTCAAGCAGGACACGCTGACCATCCGCATCGGTGAGTTTGAATGCTTCCGCAGCGGCGAACCTGTCGCCTTTGATGCGACGGCTGCCCACGAATGGCTCAAAGCCAGCCGCGAAATCCGCCTGCACATTGACTTGGGCTTGGGCGCCGCTGCGTGGACAGCGTGGACTTGCGACCTGAGCACCGAATATGTGCGCTTCAATGCCGAATACACGACCTGA
- the gppA gene encoding Guanosine-5'-triphosphate,3'-diphosphate pyrophosphatase produces the protein MRVAILDIGTNAVRYLLAERRGDAWVDVDIGGTITGLGRGLQERGELSPIAVEATLGAVSAFVRRLKSMGAQKFVVLATEAVRAAHNGAAFLRRLEQVAGVPVRVLSRDEEAQWAFVGATSGLRMGFRSTATFAVADVGGGSTEIAIGKLERPERWLSLPVGSRRLTEQFLRDDPPLPEQLDTAYQDALAQLQPAAGLLRDAEMLLLTGGTAAQLGMLRLQLQRFDPSRVHGLPIRPDTVHEWLQRLAAIPAAERRQVPGMEWGRESVIIAGLLLLLAVMETAGKETALLSARSVLHGALLVTDD, from the coding sequence ATGCGGGTCGCAATCTTGGACATCGGCACGAACGCCGTCCGCTATCTGTTGGCAGAACGCCGCGGCGACGCATGGGTGGATGTGGACATTGGCGGCACTATCACGGGATTGGGGCGCGGATTGCAGGAGCGAGGCGAACTGTCGCCTATCGCTGTGGAAGCAACTTTAGGGGCTGTGTCGGCGTTTGTCCGACGGCTCAAAAGTATGGGCGCGCAGAAGTTCGTCGTGTTGGCGACGGAAGCGGTGCGAGCGGCGCACAACGGCGCGGCATTTTTGCGCCGCTTAGAGCAAGTCGCTGGCGTCCCCGTGAGGGTGCTCAGCCGCGACGAAGAGGCGCAATGGGCCTTTGTCGGGGCAACTTCAGGGTTGCGCATGGGCTTCCGCAGCACGGCGACCTTCGCCGTCGCTGATGTCGGCGGGGGCAGCACCGAAATCGCCATCGGCAAACTGGAGCGTCCTGAGCGCTGGCTCAGTTTGCCTGTCGGGTCGCGCCGCCTCACAGAGCAGTTTCTGCGCGATGACCCTCCGCTCCCTGAGCAACTGGACACCGCTTATCAAGACGCGTTGGCGCAACTGCAGCCAGCAGCAGGGTTGCTGCGGGACGCAGAAATGCTTCTGCTGACCGGCGGGACAGCCGCGCAACTGGGCATGCTACGGCTGCAGTTGCAGCGCTTTGACCCGTCCCGTGTTCACGGGTTGCCCATTCGCCCCGACACAGTGCACGAGTGGCTGCAGCGGTTGGCGGCGATACCCGCCGCCGAACGCCGCCAAGTGCCGGGCATGGAATGGGGGCGCGAAAGCGTCATCATCGCCGGGCTGTTGTTGCTGTTGGCGGTGATGGAAACGGCGGGCAAAGAAACGGCATTGCTGAGCGCCCGCTCCGTTCTCCACGGCGCGTTGCTGGTCACCGACGATTGA